A DNA window from Phragmites australis chromosome 11, lpPhrAust1.1, whole genome shotgun sequence contains the following coding sequences:
- the LOC133885329 gene encoding mitogen-activated protein kinase kinase 1, whose amino-acid sequence MRGKKPVKDLKLAVPAQESPVDKFLTASGTFKDGELRLNQRGLRLISEENGDENQSTNLKVEDVPLSLDDLEMIQVIGKGSGGVVQLVRHKWVGTLYALKGIQMNIQEAVRKQIVQELKINQATQCPHIVMCHQSFYHNGVIYLVLEYMDRGSLADIIKQVKTILEPYLAVLCKQVLEGLLYLHHERHVIHRDIKPSNLLVNRKGEVKITDFGVSAVLASSMGQRDTFVGTYNYMAPERISGSSYDYKSDIWSLGLVILECAIGRFPYIPSEGDGWLSFYELLEAIVDQPPPSAPADQFSPEFCSFISSCIQKDPAERMSASELLNHPFIKKFEDKDLDLRILVESLEPPMNIPE is encoded by the exons ATGAGGGGGAAGAAGCCGGTAAAGGATCTTAAGCTAGCCGTGCCGGCGCAGGAGTCCCCCGTCGACAAGTTCCT GACGGCGAGTGGTACATTCAAGGATGGTGAACTACGGCTTAATCAAAGAGGCTTGCGGCTTATCTCCGAAGAAAATGGGGATGAAAAT CAATCAACAAACCTGAAGGTGGAAGATGTGCCGTTATCTTTGGATGATCTTGAGATGATTCAAGTCATTGGTAAAGGAAGTGGTGGTGTTGTCCAGCTAGTGCGGCACAAGTGGGTGGGGACATTGTATGCCTTGAAG GGTATTCAAATGAACATTCAGGAGGCAGTGCGCAAACAAATAGTACAAGAGCTCAAAATAAACCAAGCAACACAGTGCCCACATATAGTTATGTGCCATCAATCTTTTTACCACAATGGTGTCATATATCTTGTTCTTGAGTACATGGATCGTGGATCTCTTGCGGACATCATTAAGCAAGTGAAGACAATTCTGGAGCCATACCTTGCGGTACTTTGCAAGCAG GTCTTGGAGGGTTTATTATACCTTCATCATGAAAGGCATGTGATTCACAGGGATATAAAGCCATCTAACTTGTTAGTCAACCGTAAAGGTGAAGTAAAGATTACTGATTTTGGGGTAAGTGCAGTGCTAGCAAGTTCAATGGGTCAGCGAGATACGTTTGTTGGAACCTACAACTATATGGCG CCTGAGAGGATCAGTGGAAGCTCTTATGATTACAAGAGTGACATATGGAGTTTGGGCTTAGTAATTCTTGAGTGTGCCATCGGCCGGTTCCCCTATATACCTTCAGAAGGAGATGGTTGGTTAAGCTTCTATGAACTACTGGAAGCAATTGTTGATCAGCCACCACCATCTGCACCTGCAGATCAGTTCTCTCCAGAATTCTGCTCATTTATCTCCTCTTG CATACAAAAGGATCCAGCAGAGAGGATGTCTGCTTCAGAACTCTTG AATCACCCTTTTATCAAGAAGTTTGAGGATAAGGATCTAGACCTGCGAATTCTTGTCGAGAGCCTGGAACCGCCGATGAATATACCCGAGTAA